A DNA window from Pithys albifrons albifrons isolate INPA30051 chromosome 7, PitAlb_v1, whole genome shotgun sequence contains the following coding sequences:
- the LOC139673852 gene encoding class I histocompatibility antigen, F10 alpha chain-like produces MAPALCLGALLGLLGLLGDPGGATEVLHSLWYQHMTVSEPSPGVPQFLAVGFLDGIPFMRYDSERGRMEPQTPWMEKGPEPGFWDGETKIAEVHQHWAADSLETLRVRYNHSRGLHTLQWVSGCDLLSDGTVQGSDRYGYDGRDFLASELGSKNFVAADVAAQVTKRKGEHERIEVEEWTKYLGLTCPEWLQIFIRYGQEALERKEPPDVHVSGKEEHGILTLSCHAYGFYPGIIGISWMKGDEIWDQEMEWGGIVPNSDGTFHSRARIEALLGEWEQYRCRVEHAGMPEPGIFAWEPESNWNSTPVVVALSVIAAIIIISLMGFGVWKFQSGKRERNGYNTTPMIADV; encoded by the exons ttCTCCACTCCCTGTGGTACCAGCACATGACGGTGTCAGAGCCCAGCCCGGGGGTCCCCCAATTCCTGGCCGTGGGATTCCTGGATGGGATCCCCTTTATGCGCTATGACAGCGAGCGGGGCCGGATGGAGCCACAGACGCCGTGGATGGAGAAGGGACCCGAGCCGGGATTTTGGGATGGAGAGACCAAGATCGCTGAGgtgcaccagcactgggctgccGACAGCCTGGAGACACTGCGGGTCCGGTACAACCATAGCAGGG GTCTCCACACACTGCAGTGGGTTTCTGGCTGTGACCTCCTGTCCGATGGGACTGTCCAGGGATCGGACCGGTATGGCTACGACGGGCGGGATTTCCTCGCCTCCGAGCTGGGATCCAAGAACTTCGTGGCGGCCGACGTCGCTGCCCAGGTCACCAAGAGGAAAGGGGAACACGAACGGATCGAGGTGGAGGAGTGGACAAAATACCTGGGGCTCACCTGTCCAGAATGGCTCCAGATATTCATCAGATACGGGCAGGAGGCGCTGGAGCGCAAAG AGCCCCCCGATGTCCATGTCTCCGGCAAAGAGGAACACGGGATCCTGACGTTGTCCTGCCACGCGTACGGATTCTACCCCGGGATCATCGGGATCAGCTGGATGAAAGGGGATGAAATCTGGGATCAGGAGATGGAGTGGGGCGGGATCGTTCCCAACAGCGACGGCACCTTCCACAGCCGGGCCAGGATCGAGGCGCTGCTGGGGGAGTGGGAGCAGTACCGGTGCCGGGTGGAGCACGCCGGGATGCCGGAGCCCGGGATCTTTGCCTGGG AGCCAGAATCCAACTGGAATTCCACCCCAGTGGTGGTCGCCCTGTCCGTCATCGctgccatcatcatcatcagccTCATGGGATTCGGCGTCTGGAAGTTCCAATCCG ggaagagggagaggaatggATACAACACAACGCCTATGA tAGCAGATGTGTGA